The proteins below are encoded in one region of Candidatus Binataceae bacterium:
- the hpnA gene encoding hopanoid-associated sugar epimerase produces MAITALVTGGNGFVGSHVVRALRARGDRVRVLARPGADLRALNDVEYDLVSGDLRQPSHLEEAVKGCAEVYHVAADYRLWVPDPAPMYATNVEGTRNLIAAARRHGVGRLVHTSTVGALGVPAGGIGDESSPVALSDMIGPYKRSKFMAEQLALAAAREGMPVVVVNPSTPVGALDYKPTPTGRIIVDFLNRRMPAYLDTGLNLVDVEACARGHLLAAQRGTVGEKYILGGENLTLQQLFARLERLSGVPAPHMRLPYPVVYGYAAGADLIARFTGHPPRASLTEVRMAHKRMFFDSAKAMRELGYQPGVLDDALRAAIQYYRQSGAAPS; encoded by the coding sequence ATGGCGATTACCGCACTGGTGACCGGGGGCAATGGTTTCGTTGGTAGCCATGTGGTCCGCGCCTTGCGCGCGCGCGGCGACCGGGTGCGGGTGCTGGCACGGCCGGGCGCCGATCTGCGCGCTCTAAATGACGTGGAATACGATCTGGTAAGCGGCGATTTGCGCCAGCCCTCGCATCTGGAGGAGGCGGTCAAGGGTTGCGCCGAGGTCTATCACGTGGCCGCCGATTATCGCCTGTGGGTGCCCGATCCGGCACCGATGTACGCCACCAACGTGGAAGGCACCCGCAACCTGATCGCGGCGGCGCGCCGCCACGGGGTGGGCCGCCTGGTCCATACCAGCACAGTGGGCGCGCTGGGCGTGCCCGCCGGTGGGATCGGAGATGAGAGCAGTCCGGTGGCGCTTTCCGACATGATTGGGCCTTACAAGCGATCCAAGTTCATGGCGGAGCAACTGGCCTTGGCCGCCGCGCGCGAAGGGATGCCGGTGGTGGTGGTCAATCCGTCCACGCCGGTCGGCGCACTGGATTATAAACCCACCCCTACCGGCCGCATCATCGTGGATTTTCTGAACCGCCGCATGCCCGCCTACCTGGATACCGGGCTCAACCTAGTCGACGTTGAGGCCTGCGCCCGCGGCCATCTGTTGGCCGCGCAGCGCGGCACGGTCGGTGAGAAATATATACTGGGTGGCGAAAACCTCACCCTCCAGCAGCTCTTTGCCCGTCTGGAGCGCCTCTCCGGCGTGCCCGCTCCGCATATGCGCTTGCCCTATCCGGTGGTGTACGGCTACGCCGCTGGTGCCGATCTTATCGCGCGCTTTACCGGCCACCCGCCGCGGGCCAGCCTGACCGAAGTGCGGATGGCGCACAAGCGGATGTTTTTCGATTCGGCCAAGGCGATGCGCGAGTTGGGCTATCAGCCCGGCGTGCTGGATGACGCCTTGCGTGCGGCGATCCAATACTATCGGCAAAGTGGCGCCGCGCCGAGCTGA